A single window of Bradysia coprophila strain Holo2 unplaced genomic scaffold, BU_Bcop_v1 contig_127, whole genome shotgun sequence DNA harbors:
- the LOC119073070 gene encoding uncharacterized protein LOC119073070, with protein sequence MATNERWGGFTDGSDLKSELQANDFISPKQKLEKLKLSNLTTKTTDENNQVLTIDNPLVTQTVEVMNQTEFIQTLLDTYASDAQSSFLNQNEGIFMPHIDLTPDTTANLVSDEKFLKPLWYIPPHETEFTKGSPTTIPKISKPVAMEAIRISLSGLVRLKGFNDSTDSALQMFTDGVDEFFKCFMESINSVLVNDGQDRNKTLTIATLEKAFLRNNSSLTTLHNYYKNEIIARNKSEIDEFKNVYQDYDKLMQENLNMQKTLNALKSEMGDANYFLRIGNNSYHPYDVSATCDDGIEFWTTSSK encoded by the exons ATGGCAACAAACGAGCGATGGGGTGGTTTTACGGATGGCTCTGATTTGAAGTCTGAATTGCAGGCGAACGACTTTATTTCgccgaaacaaaaattagaaaagCTGAAATTGTCTAATttgacaacaaaaacaacagaTGAAAACAATCAAGT TTTGACCATAGACAATCCGTTGGTAACACAAACGGTGGAAGTAATGAATCAAACGGAATTCATTCAAACCTTGTTGGACACATATGCCAGTGATGCT CAATCTAGTTTCCTCAATCAAAACGAGGGAATTTTTATGCCACACATTGATTTAACACCAGACACCACCGCCAATTTAGTCAGCGATGAGAAGTTTTTGAAGCCTTTATGGTATATTCCGCCGCACGAAACAGAATTCACCAAAGGATCACCCACGACCAtaccaaaaatttcgaaaccaGTTGCGATGGAAGCCATTCGAATTTCTCTCAGCGGATTGGTACGGTTGAAAGGATTTAATG ATTCCACGGATAGTGCGCTTCAGATGTTTACCGAtggtgtggatgaatttttcaAGTGTTTTATGGAATCTATTAACTCCGTGCTCGTAAATGACGGCCAAGACAGAAAT AAAACCCTAACAATCGCTACATTGGAAAAGGCTTTCCTAAGGAACAATTCATCGTTAACTACGCTACACAATTACTACAAAAACGAAATCATTGCCagaaataaaagtgaaatcgACGAATTTAAAAACGTTTATCAAGATTATGATAAACTGATGCAAGAAAATCTCAATATGCAAAAGACATTGAATGCTCTGAAGAG TGAAATGGGTGatgcaaattattttcttcgaatCGGAAACAACTCTTACCACCCGTATGACGTCTCTGCCACCTGTGATGATGGTATTGAATTCTGGACGACAAgttccaaataa